In Oncorhynchus tshawytscha isolate Ot180627B linkage group LG08, Otsh_v2.0, whole genome shotgun sequence, the genomic window tcttataagcgtccggattagtctcccgctgcttgaaagtggcagctctagcctgtAGCTCGTTGGGATGTCTGTCatccatggattctggttgggATATATATGTACAGTCCCTGTTAGGACAAcatcgttgatgcacttattgaagaagccggtgactgaggtggtgtactcaatgccattggatgaatcccggaacgtattccagtctgtgctagcaagacagtcctgtagcgtagcatcaaCATCATCtcaccacttccgtattgagcgagtcactgataCGTCCTGCttcagtttttgcttgtaagcaggaatcaggaggatagaattatggtcagattttccaaatggagggcaagggagagctctgtaagcgtctgtgtgtgtggagtaaaggtggtccagagttgttTTTTTGtgcctctggttgcacatgtgatatgctggtagaaatgaggtagaacagatttaagtttgcctgcattaaagtccccggccactaggagcgctaatgctggatgagcattttattgtttgcttatggcataGATCGCAATCAACGAGCTGTATTAGTGCCAGCATCGCTCTGTGGAGGTAAAGActgctacgaataatatagatgagaactcttggtGCGATCTACAGCTTATGAGGTATTCTacatcaggcgagcaaaacctccagacttaatattagacattgcgcaccagcagttattgacaaatagacaaacACGCCCCTCGCTTTACCAGACGTAGCTACACTTTCGTgccgatgcatggagaagccagccagctctatattatccttGTCGTCGTTTAACTATGTCTCAGTGAAACAAGATATTACAATTAAATGTCCCGTTGGTTGTATAGTCTTAGatcgtccagtttgttttccaatgattgcatgttggtcAATAATACggagggtagtggtggtttacctaTTCGTCTGaaaattcttacaaggcaccccaaccTCCTAACCCTTTTTCTCCATCTTATCTTCACGAGGATGATTGAGATGTGGTCCTTGTCTTGACAAAGCAGTACATCCTTCTCGTCAGACATTaaagaaaaatctttgtccagttcgaggtgagcaaatcgctgttctgatgtccagaagctcttttcggtcataagagacggtagcagcaacattatgtacagaatCAGTGACAGACAAtgctaaatgtatttttttttttttacatgttaaatagcacagttggttaggagcccgtaaaacggcagccatcccctccggcacctattggtacaatgattctctacataaGGCAAATtatttgaattttagcaaccaggaaatggtggagcaatTTCTGAATATTGCATCTCAAATCAATTCTTCTCTAAAGAAAGAAACGTGCCTGGGTAAAGTGAAAGCCCATGACACGTGTTCAAACAGTAAAAAAAGGGAACCACACACGGTGTACAATAGATCATGACAGAAAAACTGAGGCCATTTTAAATCTTAAGGCAACTTTGAATGTTAAACACTCTGGCATTAAAAAaatcagcacacacacaaaaaaaaactgcaCTACCATTGATGCTTACAGTTGATCAGTGTAAATTGCCAGGGCATTAGTCACATGAACATTGCAGTTAGGCAATATACATGACCTTCACGTCGACAATACCTTGTCTGTACCGGTTCTATATGCCTGTACCCTGTAGGACATTATGCTGTCATAAGTACAGAACCATTGTTATATCCAACAGATCGGAATCTCAGAATCATGTGACAGATGATTCTGAGAATCAAAAGAACAAtgagggcctaattaatttattgcatatcatgctgtggggagttCGGTGATGCAATACCAGTTAGTTCCAAACTTACCCTCAACTGTCCTTTCACTTGGTCATCTTGAACAACTTGTGAGGTAGTGTCTCCTTTGAGCATCAcctagggagagaggagggaaacaaAAGGAATTAAGTCAAGGTGGAATAATCTAGTTGAGTAACAGAAAACTTTCTTCTTCCTGACTAGCCACGAGACAAATGACATTATATTTGACGAGTCAGTTTACCAAGGAGCCTATAAAGACTAACCTCACATGCCAACGCTGGAAGGCACAGTTGTACAAACAGGCGGTTCCAGCTACAGATGGTTTAAGATCTGATACAATAGTAGGCATGTGCTTCTAGTACTACCAGGGAATGGTGCATAATAGCCTTCACCCATCTTTCTATGTGGAGAAAGTTCAAATGGTGTTTCCTACCTCACCCCATGAACACTAGACCAATGAAATAATCAATCAAGGGTACTCTGACCTTGTTGAGACAATCATAACGGAAGAGCAGAAGCAAAGGAGAACAGCGGAGAATACAGGTGGTCAGGTCACAATGCTGCTACCTGGTGATTAGTGTGGGATCACTTGACCTTAAAACAATAACCATCATCAGCCCTGACCTATAGGCAGGTTCACCAGTTTAGTCGCACCACATTTTCACAATGGTGTTTTAAGGAATAATTTAAAAAGCACATATGAAACAAAATTCCTTGGCCTATCGGTTGTTGGAAAAAATACAAAACCAGATTCATTAGACCCTAGtctatggatttaacatgattgggcaggggtgtagccatgggtgggccttggatgGCATAGGCCcatccaatcagaatgagtttccccccacaaaagggctacATTAAAgacaaatactcctcagcacccctcctaagatgatcccgcaggtgaagaagaagaagctggatgtggaggtcctgcgctggcatggttacacatggtctgcggttgtgagaccggttggacatACTACAAAATTATCTAAAATGACTTTGggggcagcttatggtagagaaatgaacattcaattctctggcaacagctctggtggatatacctgcagtcagaatgccgaTTGCACGCTCCCACAAAACTTCACATCTGAAGCATTGTGTTGTAACAACTGCtaattttaaagtggccttttattgtccccagcatagaTTTCAGGGATTTTTAATTGCAGCTCAAGAAACAAGGGACCAACACTGTTCAGTGTATTTAATGTGAAACATGTGTTTTACCCAACGTTAAAGCCAACATGCTGTAACCAATGCAGTCATGATGACAGACTATCACCAGCGTTTGTTATGATATGACTAAATTAACTATTTTCAGAGTGTCTAGTTGGGACTGCGTAGGTCACAGATTAGCCTAGGGGTCTCCATCCAACATGTAGATAGCGAACTACCAGTAGCTCGCAGCCCAACTATGAGTAGCTCGCTAATCAATTCTCTAAGTACATGCATTGGTAACACTGTAtatggatagtccatctgtagatgctttACCTACTATCTGTAACATTTCAACTAATCTACTAACCCTAAACTTAGCAAGCAGTTGATTAGCAAGAGATAATATGATCATCtctagagcatctacagatggaaaatccggactatccaaataaagggTGATGCATGCATTCTTTCTTTCATGTGTTCCATCGCAAACAGTCAACCATAAAGCTCCCTGCCACTGTCCAATCAAAGACACATCgacattatcccacccctggttagccactgttggcttaaaaagccaaacATAACACAATATATGCCAATTAATTCCCAGCAAAATTGCCGCCCGTCTGTTTGGTGGGCGCATTTGTCTATCACTCTGTATGTATAGCCAGTTAGCGATGCTAATGATAACAGTCTTGTGGGTAGACAAAGACTTTCCCAAAAAACTCTCAAATGCAAATTAGGCTTACCTGACATTACTAGATCATGATTATTTGTATAAATTGAGTGGCAATTGTGTTGCAAACTCTGCCATGACATATGGTGCAGCAGTAGGCTAAACCGACACATTCCTTTCTTGCCCGATGCACAGATGAAGGGGAATTACACTCAAATCACAAATGCGTTGTCTTTTTTccatacctaaaaaaaaaaaaaatttaaaatggTATTTCTatgtgatttaagcattgacaTGACTCAGAACAtaatttgttgttgtttctctatGAATAATTATAATATCGAAAAAAATTGAGTATAAAAATAGGATTCAGGAAAACACTAAATATGATTTTATGGGGCCCCCTTAGTTGTTTACTAACCATTATTTTACTAGTTATATTGACAGAGAAAACATCTCTTGTACACCAAGGATCCGGGGAAGAGTcacagggtagaggagaaggacATACCTATTTgaaagctacagtgccttgcgaaagtattcggcccccttgaactttgcaaccttttgccacatttcaggcttcaaacataaagatataaaactgtattttttttgtgaagaatcaataacaagtgggacacaatcatgaagtggaacgacatttattggatatttcaaacttttttaacaaatcaaaaactgaaaaattgggcgtgcaaaattattcagcccccttaagttaatactttgtagcgccaccttttgctgcgattacagctgtaagtcgcttggggtatgtctctatcagttttgcacatcgagagactgaaatgttttcccattcctccttgcaaaacagctcgagctcagtgaggttggatggagagcatttgtgaacagcagttttcagttctttccacagattctcgattggattcaggtctggactttgacttggccattctaacacctggatatgtttatttttgaaccattccattgtagattttgctttatgttttggatcattgtcttgttggaagacaaatctccatcccagtctcaggtcttttgcagactccatcaggttttcttccagaatggtcctgtatttggctccatccatcttcccatcaattttaaccatcttcccagtccctgctgaagaaaagcaggcccaaaccatgatgctgccaccaccatgtttgacagtggagatggtgtgttcagggtgatgagctgtgttgcttttacgccaaacataacattttgcattgttgccaaaaagttcaattttggtttcatctgaccagagcactttcttccacatgtttggtgtgtctcccaggtggcttgtggcaaactttaaatgacactttttatggatatctttaagaaatggctttcttcttgccactcttccataaaggccagatttgtgcaatatacgactgattgttgtcctatggacagagtctcccacctcagctgtagatctctgcagttcatccagagtgatcatgggcctcttggctgcatctctgatcagtcttctccttgtatgagctgaaagtttagagggacggccaggtcttggtagatttgcagtggtctgatactccttccatttaaatattatcgcttgcacagtgctccttgggatgtttaaagcttgggaaatctttttgtatccaaatccggctttaaacttcttcacaacagtatctcggacctgcctggtgtgttccatgttcttcatgatgctctctgcgctgttaacggacctctgagactatcacagtgcaggtgcatttatacggagacttgattacacacaggtggattgtatttatcatcattagtcatttaggtcaacattggatcattcagagatcctcactgaacttctggagagagtttgctgcactgaaagtaaaggggctgaataattttgcacgcccaatttttcagtttttgattgcaGCAATCTCTGAATGTCGATGTTAAAAAACttcgaaatatccaataaatgtcgttccacttcatgattgtgtcccacttgttgttgattcttcacaaaaaatacagttttatatctttatgtttgaagcctgaaatgtggcaaaaggttgcaaagttcaagggggccgaatactttcgcaaggcactgtatatatacacatacatacacacacacacaaatccttgTCAGATTTGGACATCAACATTTGCACCCTTTCACATTACTCCCTTGTTTGATTAGAAtgttgtctgtgtcccaaatggcaccctcttccctatatagtgcaatacttttgaccccAGCCCCATTCCgtttatagtagtgcactattaggAGAATGGGGTGTCATTTGAGAAGGAGCCATTGTTGTGCTCTTACCTTAACCTTCACCGTCCGTTTAACAGTCTTGATTTTTGCCTCACAGAAGGCACCTCTGTATTTCGCGCTGACCTCTGTCCCCACGGTCAGGTAGGCAGGCTCGTCTGCTGCCTATGAGAAAAACAGACACCCCGGATAACATTTATCATTGTACTTTCTTAGAAAGTAAACACAGACCATGTTTGGCCACTATTGAAAGATATGTCCAGGAAGCATGATGCCACAAACATTGCATTAGAGATTTTTCAACTCAAAAACATTTGTTGTCTTGCTCAGGAAGAGGTGGGCAATGCAGTCTGAAAATTGTCATATACAGTGAAGCCTACATGAAAACtttaacatttaaattaaatatacagtaccagtcaaaagttgacacacctactaattcaagttTTTTTTACTATGCtcaacactgtagaataatagatAAGACAAActattaacacatatggaatcctgttgtaaccaaaaaagtgttaatcaaaatgtattttatatttgagattcttcaaagtagccatgctttgcacaatcttggcactctcaaccagcttcatgaggaagtcacctggaatgcatttcaatgaacaggtgtgccttgttaaaagttaatttgtggaatttctttcttcaatgcgtttgagccagttgtggtgtgacatggtaggggtggtatacagaagatatatgGATTTGGGCTTTTACCACATAGGgcttatggcaagaacagctcaaataagcaaaaataaatgatagtccatcatttaggtcagtcaatccggaacatttcccaaactttgaaagtgtcttcaagtgcagtcgcaaaaaccatcaagcactatgatgaaactgcctctcatgaggaccgctgcacctcagattgcagcccaaataaaagcttcacataatgagttcaaataacagacatctcaacatcaactgttcagaggagactgcgcgaatcaggccttcgtggtcaaattgctgaaaagaaaccactactaaaggtcaccaataagaagacttgcttgggccaagaaacacaagcaatggacattagaccagtggaaatctgtcctttggtctgatgagtccaaatttgagatttttggttccaaccgccgtgtctctgtgagatgcagagtaggttaacggatgatctctgcatgtgtggttcccaccgtgaagtatggaggtggtggtgtgatggtgctttgctggtgacactgatttatttagaattcaaggcacatttaaccagcatggctaccacagcattctgcaacgatacgccatcccatctggtttgctcttagtgggactatcatttgtttttcaacaggacaatgacccaacacacatccaggcagTGTAAGAGGTATTTGATCAAGAtatagagtgatggagtgctgctttagatgacctggcctcaacccaattgagatggtttgggatgagttggactgcagagtgaaggaaaagcagccaacgagtgcacagcatgtgggaacaacttcaagactgttggaaaagcattccaggtgaagctttgAGCAAAtgccgagagtgtgcaaagctgtcatcaaggcaaagggtggctactttgaaggtcTAAAATATAacatagattttgatttgtttaacaccttatcggttactacatgattccatgtgttatttcatagtgttgatgtcttcactattattctacaatgtagaaaatagtttaaaaaataaagaaaaacccttgaatgagttggtgtccaaacttttgactggtactgtatgtgacatTGACACCTTCAAACTGTCATATATTGTTGCCAACCATATAGACAGTTGTCCCCCAGACTCTTTGCAAGCCAAGTGAAAGAGGCGTCGGCTTCACTGCTGTTTTCAACTGAGGTTAGCCAAGTGACTTACCTTCATCGTAGAGGCTATTTGAGGGAGTCCAGCTCGATTTGTTTTGATTGCTGTAAAACAAGATAGGAATTGCAGATGAATAAAGGTGTCAAAACAGCCGTGATTCGGACTAAATACATTTTAGTCGAAAATGAGTAAATATGCTAACCGGCTAACGACGAACTAGCCTGCTACTTCTAACGCATTCTTTTCAAGCTCGATGCAGCCCCCTCCCTCCAGACTCACAAAAATGTGTGGCTACTGGCTATCTAGTTTAACTGTATGCTCATGCTGATTGTTAACAGACAAAAAAAAACGTCAAAAGCATTTAAAAAGAATATTATCAACAGCTCAGCGTTGGCATACTACAAGGACGTTGCACATAGACAACAGACAGAATAGTGCGTGTTCCTTCCCGCTTTGCTCGCAATCTGACTGTGTCACGTCGCCATCATAGCTCGCCGTGCTGCACCATGTCAGGCTGGGAGCTCATTCCTAACTGCTTGTGAAATACAGAGGAGCTGGCTACAAAAGGTGTACCAGTCTCTTAGACAATATGTTTTAGTAGAAACAGATATTATAAATATTGTGGTTAAAGTAACGACAGAAGATTTCCCTCAACTCGAGAGCtaaatttagctagttagctaacttaaacatgctagctagccaacgttaacaGTTTCTCGATATGGCGATTTAAAGCGCCTTGCTCGTCATTGAGTTGGCCAGCTAGTTCAGGCAGAACATTTCAAACGGTGGTTCTCATTTGGATAAACGAGAGGCAGTCAGGTAGGTTTGTTCGACGATAAAACAGAAAAGTATCAGAACAATCATTATTTATTATCCAGTTTCACAAAAGGCGCATACATTTCTTCACTGCAAAAACAAGCCGACTGGTCACTGGCATTCAATTCTTTACCAGTCTATTCTTACAGGAAAAAATACGAAATTTAGCGAAGTCTCGTCCGATAACTAACGAAACGGTTGTCATGTTGATCTAAATAGCGTGAACTGTTAAACGTTTGTAATTCATTAGAGAGGgatattatattttttatacttACATGCAACGACACGACTTGCTAGCCAGATTTGCAAAGCAATACACGAATAACAAGCTGTTGAGCTGAAGCTGGGTCTCTCGAAATCCGATTGGTTGGCCTGACAGCGGTGGTCGAATCGTAGAAATATGATTGGTCAACACTTTCTTCAAATTCTATAGGACATACCTTCTCTGTATTTATGGTTGGTAGAGATGGAAATCGGCGCTTTGGGAGAAAATGTGCTATTGGTCCTCTCATACTTGGCTTCTTTTACTAGAATAACACCCCAACATGGAAATATGATTGGCTTTTATCATCTCAATCCAAGCCTTTCACTGGTTAGAAATATTTCACAATGGACCGCCTATTTTTGACACTGGCTTCCTTGTCACTCCAAGGTGGGAAATACACTATATGTGAACTGAAAACACAAGTAATTGCTACTCACTCTTTAGATGGTGCTAGCGGTAACTCGTATTTGAATGTATGAGTTACTAGCAATGTAGTCATTTGCTGGGGAGAGGATGCGAGTTAAATATAAAGTATAGATTTGCTTTAAGTTCAGGCCAATTGCGCCTTGTTAGTGTTTGTAGGACGTCAGAGCAGGCAAATTGGTTACGTAACCGGAAGGAAGCATGTGCAGGTAAAAGCCAGTGAAATGATTGCTGTCAAATATTGCTTACCTAAGGCCAGACAATGAACGTATATAGCCGTGTTGAGGGGTGTAACTGAACACTGGCGACTCTTCTGGCTGAGTATCCTGACATGTGAAATTCCAAGCTTAAATCTACTAGGTTGACATCAGTGCTACTACAAAATAATCTGTCCCAGGCAGGCAGAAGGACGTCTTTTTCAAATGTACAGCTGAGGAGCTAATCAATCCCTCAGATTCAAGTGAAAGGCTCAATCTAATATTGATATTTCTTAATTGCATTCTTTTACATTTAgatgtgtattgttagatactactgcacaaGTATTTAActacacacatttagcagatgttattgtggtttTATGTGATGAATAAAATTGGATTTAAGTTGTATCCAAGCAGGGAGAGAACCAGATGAGGCTGGCATGGAGTGGCAATGTGAGGAGGAAAGGCACGGAGTTGGACGTCCATCTGTAAGGTCAATGTGGAGACTTTTGCCCTTCAGGTCACTGACTCATGTCATACCTGAAACATATCACACTATGCACTGAAATCGAGTCTTAAATCTTCTTCCACAACTGGCACCACCAGAAGGATCAAGTGACCGTCCTTGAGATATGTGCTAAATACACACAATTACAAAATCAAATGACAGAGGCAAACCCTTGACAGCATTTAGAGTCTCACAAAAAAAAAGGCCAAAGATGCTTTTAGTATAAACAGTACTTATCTTCAACTTTTATTTTAAGGCTGAAATCCATCAAACCCTAAATGGAAAGAAATTACATGAATGGTCCATTAATTACAAAACAATTTGTGTCTCTTGGAGAGCCGTCCTGTCAGTAGGTGTGTGACGGGTGGAGAAACCACAGAAATGAGTTTACATGTTGTCTTCATCAGAGTCATCTTCCTCCTCCAAGGAATCCTATGGTGGAAGCATAAGGCATTGCGAATCAGACACCAGCAAGACAGATACAATGGAAGTGGTTCAGTGAACCATTCTCACGTGATGGGTAACCTTGCCTGGGACCTGAAGACTTGAGTTGGCTCCCTGGGCTAAAGCTTGGGCTTTAGCTCAGCAAGCTAACTCAGTCGTGTGGCACACAGGAGACTTGAGTTCAAACCACAGAGGTATTTTTGGTTAGAATACAGTAGGTCACAGAAATGCCATGGAAAATACAAATGAATGACTGGTAGTCGTGGTACATACCTTAGCGtacttctctgcctcctccctgACGTCTTTTGGAACCAGCTCATGTTTTCCATTTGTCACTGGTGAAGGGACATGAAGGTCATAAGTTCCACTGCTCAGTTCAAGCAGAACATCAGCTGCGATCAATTTGACTAGACCAGGTGATAGCTAGTCAAAACTGGTGAGGGTTGAGTATCTAACAGAATCATAACCCTTTATTGCACATGCTTGCCATACAtcactttgttattttatttaactaggcaagtcggttaagaactatttcttatttacaatgacggcataccccgaccaaaccctaacaacgcgctatgggactcccaatcatagacagttgtgatacagcctggaaccgaaccagggtctgtagtgatgcctctagcacggagatgcagtgccttagattgcCGCGCCACtcgattggcccagcgtcgttagggtttgaccggggtagaccgtcattgtaaataagaatttgttcttgacggacttgcctagttatgaGCTGGGTTAACTGTCAGATTTAAAACGTGTGACACTGCTCACAACCAGAGACAAGTTTGTTACAAAAACGCTATGGCTGCTAACCCGGTACACTAGTGGTGGCTTAGACCAGGGTACAAAACTCTGCCTTTGTTACATTTGTCATATACAGATGTACAAAGGGAGACAATACCACACTTAAAAATACATGTGTATAAGGGAAAGTGGCATTACCTTCTCCAACCCAGCTTAGTTCCAACTCAAACGATTTGTCTTTCACTTCATCATGTACAATGTAGATTCTACAAAACATCCAACAGTACATGTTAGTAGCAACTTAATATGCAGTGCCTTGATTGGAGGCTATTCATGAGCGTGAACAACAGTGTGGGTTTGTGTTCCTTTAatacaacaaacaaaaacacttaCATTTTGGCCACCTCTTTTACCAACTCCCTGCAGGTCATATCTTTCATCTGTTGATAGCAATAGCATACAAAATCAAACAATTAAGCAAGATCTTCCCTTGTCTTAAACTTGGCTCAAGTAATATTCTTACCTGAAGCTTTTCAATTTCTGTCTTGGCGGCTTGCTTGGCTTTTCCAATAGCACATCCCCAGTAACCCTTGATAAAACAAAATAATGAATAAGTGGTCATCTAATATTTTAAACAGCATTGCCTAATGTTACAAATTTCAGGTCATAATTTAAGGTTGAATGACAAGATATACAACATATGTTGACAATCAATCAACATTCCCAATCAAACATTGCACAGGTTCAAACACCTTAAAAAGGGCCATTTTCCATGACCCAGATTAAAACTACTCCAGGACTAAACCACATGCTCAAGGTAAAATCCCCACAGAGAATGCCTCATTACTGGATGAGTCTTAATCTGGGACTGAGAAACCGTCCCTAAACGTGTAGTGTGAAATCAGTAAATTAATGACAGACAGCACCTGTTTGGGGATAAACCCCCCAAAGATAACTCACATATGAGATTCCAGAGGGGTCAACCATGTACAGCTGAGGACCATCATCTTGATCGTAAGAGCCCAAAATGAAGCTACATCCAAACGGCCGCACCGCACTGTATAGCGTGTAGGCATGGACGTACATGGCCACTCTCTCTGAGAGATGCTGTAAAGAGagattatacagttgaagtcaaaagttaacctcccgggtggcgcagtggttaagggcgctgtactgcaggaccagctgtgccaccagagaccctgggttcatgctctgtcgtaactggccgcaaccgggaggtctgtggggcgatgcacaatagcgtcgtccgggttagagatatccttgtctcatcgcacaccagcgactcctgtggcaggccgggcgcagtgcacgctaaccaaggttgccaggtgtttcctccgacacattggtgcggctggcttccaggttggatgcgcgctgtgttaagaagcagtgcggcttggttgggttgtgtatcggaggatgcatgactttcaaccttcgtctctcccgtgcccgtacgggagttgtagcgatgagacaagatagtagctactaaaacaattagataccacgaaattggggagaaaaaggggtaaaaatctaattaaaataaataaaaagttagccaaatacatttaaactcagtttcacaattgttgacatttaatcctagtaaaagttcCCTGTTAATATCAgcactttattataagaatgtgaaatttcagaataatagtggactagcaaattagtatttggtaacattgcctttaaattgtttaacttgggtcaaacgtttcaggtagccttcca contains:
- the LOC112256851 gene encoding proteasome subunit alpha type-3; this translates as MSSIGTGYDLSASTFSPDGRVFQVEYAMKAVENSSTAIGIRCKDGVVFGVEKLVLSKLYEQGSNKRIFNVDRHVGMAVAGLLADARSLSEVAREEASNFRSNYGHNIPLKHLSERVAMYVHAYTLYSAVRPFGCSFILGSYDQDDGPQLYMVDPSGISYGYWGCAIGKAKQAAKTEIEKLQMKDMTCRELVKEVAKIIYIVHDEVKDKSFELELSWVGEVTNGKHELVPKDVREEAEKYAKDSLEEEDDSDEDNM